The Deinococcus carri genome contains a region encoding:
- the queA gene encoding tRNA preQ1(34) S-adenosylmethionine ribosyltransferase-isomerase QueA: MDADAVLARLAFQLPPERIAQTGAEPRDSSRLMVVTQESLSHRVFRDLPELLRAGDVLVFNESRVIPARVMARKPVTPEGFGGGQVEVLLLREEEQNVWSAYLKPAKRAGKELWLGQPGGVQHRAEVVGTLPDGARLLRFDHDIKPHLDEIGRLPLPPYIAAGNSDETWRERYQTVYAREPGSVAAPTAGLHFTPELLARLDALGVERHAITLHVGAGTFRPVTGSVADHVMHAERYAISPATAEAVNRARGEGRRVIAVGTTTVRALESSAHVDGTVNPGEGDTRIFITPGIPVRVPDLLITNLHLPGSTLLLLVAAFAGEERIRAAYDAALEQGYRFYSLGDAMLLERAAEEGR, encoded by the coding sequence ATGGACGCCGACGCCGTTCTCGCCCGCCTCGCCTTTCAGCTCCCCCCCGAGCGCATCGCGCAGACGGGGGCCGAGCCGCGTGACTCGTCGCGGCTGATGGTGGTGACGCAGGAAAGTCTTTCGCACCGCGTCTTCCGCGACCTGCCGGAGCTGCTGCGCGCCGGGGACGTGCTGGTCTTCAACGAGAGCCGGGTGATTCCGGCGCGGGTGATGGCCCGCAAGCCCGTCACGCCGGAGGGCTTCGGCGGCGGCCAGGTCGAGGTGCTGCTGCTGCGGGAAGAGGAGCAGAACGTCTGGTCGGCCTACCTCAAGCCCGCCAAGCGCGCGGGGAAGGAGTTGTGGCTGGGCCAGCCCGGAGGCGTGCAGCACCGCGCCGAGGTGGTCGGCACTCTCCCCGACGGCGCGCGCCTGTTGCGCTTCGACCACGACATCAAGCCTCACCTCGACGAGATTGGGCGGCTGCCACTCCCGCCCTACATCGCGGCTGGGAACAGCGACGAGACGTGGCGCGAACGCTACCAGACGGTGTATGCCCGCGAACCGGGCAGTGTGGCCGCACCCACGGCGGGCCTGCACTTCACGCCCGAGCTGCTCGCGCGGCTGGACGCGCTGGGGGTGGAACGGCACGCGATCACGCTGCATGTGGGGGCGGGCACCTTCCGGCCCGTCACGGGCAGCGTGGCCGACCATGTGATGCACGCCGAGCGGTACGCCATCAGCCCGGCGACGGCAGAGGCCGTCAATCGCGCCAGGGGGGAAGGCCGCCGCGTGATCGCCGTCGGCACCACCACCGTCCGCGCCCTGGAAAGCAGCGCGCACGTCGATGGCACGGTGAACCCCGGCGAGGGCGACACCCGCATCTTCATCACGCCGGGCATCCCCGTCCGTGTCCCGGACCTCCTGATCACCAACCTGCACCTGCCCGGCAGCACCCTGCTGCTGCTCGTCGCTGCCTTCGCAGGCGAGGAACGCATCCGGGCCGCGTATGACGCCGCGCTGGAGCAGGGCTACCGGTTCTACTCGCTGGGGGACGCGATGCTGCTGGAGAGGGCGGCAGAAGAGGGCAGATGA